GCGCCGCGCCGTGCGTCCCAGTCACGCTGCGCGCCGAGATACACCACGAAGTACTGAATCGAATAGTCGACCGCTTCGCCGATCAGGCTTGCGCCGAACACGAGCGTCAACAGATGCAGCTTGCCGAAAATCAGCATCGTCACCGCGAGCGCGCAAACTATGCCGAGCGCGGTCGATACGAAGCCGAGCAATAGCAGACGCGGCGAGCGGAACACCCACATCATCAGCAGCGCGATACCGCACAGCGATGCAATGCCGATCAGATGCACTTCATGTTCCGACGCGCTGCGCGCCGCTTCCGCGTAAAACACGGCACCTGTTCGCGCCACCGAAACGTCGGGGAACGACTGCTTCAAGGCGCTTTCGCCCTGAGCGAGCGCCGCCAGGACGGCGTGCTGCGTTTTCGTTTCGTACGCCGAACCCGGCAGCGTCGCGACGATCAGCACGCTGGTGGCGGCGCCGTGATGCGAAACCAGCATGTTGTCTTCGAGTTCGAGATTCGAGGTGGCAAGCGGCAGGCCGCCGAGCCAGTGTTCGAGCCAGCCGAACGGATCGTCGGCGAGCGGCGTGGTGAGTCCGCCGCGCAGTGGGCTGTAGAGGCGCTGCGCGAGCGTGTCGTGCAACGTGCTGCCCGCCGCGCCACTGGCCAATGCCGTGCGGTCCGCCGGCGCCAGCAGGCCGAAGCGGTACGGCATGTACAGCGCCGCGATTTGCGAGAGATCGAACGGCGGCAATTCCGCCGTCACCGAACCGAACGCGCCGCTCTTTTGCAGCGACGCACCCAGCTGTTTCGCGGCCGCCTTCGCGTGCGCGTCGTCGTTGCTCGTGACCAGAAAAACCGTGCGGTCGCCAAGCGCGCTCGCCAGCGTATCCACGGCCTGTTCGGCGACGGGGTCGGCCTCGGTCGCGGGTAATAGCGCGAGCAGATTAGTTTGCAGCGGCGACGGTCCGGCGAAACGCCAGCCGCAATACAGTGCCGCCACGAGCGCGAGCAGCAGCCACGCGGCGCGCACGCCCCATACCTGTTTCGGCGACCGCTGTTGCAGCATCTCCATTACGGCGCCCCGAGCAGGCCGCGCTCAGTCGCACTGAGTTCGGTCACGGCCGCGCTCTTCGTGAAGTCGAGTTGGGTGACGTCGCCATTTGCCAACGTGATGCGCAGGCTCTGCAGATAGTCGCCGCCGCTCATCGCCAGACCTTTGATCGACTGCGCGATCTGCGGCTGATTCGGCGTGAGCTGCATGCGCCATTGCGCGGCGTTACCCTGGGCTTCCACGTCGAATTGCGAGTACAGCGCCGACAGATCGCCGCCGAGCATCGCACGCATCATCTTCGAGACTTGTGCGACGCCGCGCGTGCCCTGTGCGCTGTGAGCCGCGACGCGCTGGCCGTTCGCATCGACTTCAACCACGCCTGCGTCGGTGATTACGTAGGTGGCTTTGTATGGCTTGTCGATCTGCCAGATCACGCCGCGCTCGCGGAAGAACAACAGCGAGCCGGTACTGACGAGCGGCTGCTTCATCGCAGCCAGCGTTTGCGTCTGCGTGAATTGCGCGCGCACGCCCCGCGCCTGCGCGAGATGCGCGGCGATCTGCGAGACGAGTGCGGGGTTGCCGGGCGCGGCTTCTTTCGTCGACACCGCCGACGCAGCCTGCGTCCATACGACTGCCGCGGCGAGCACACTCGCCACACTCAGCGCGCTCAATGTGCTCACGATCACCGCGCGCAAATTCACCGTCCCCATACGCGCTCCAGCTTGTCGAACACGACCGGCGGCGAGACGAACTGCAACTCCTGGGTGGCGGCATCGACCGCGACCTGGATCGTATAGCCCTTGGTCAGGCGCGTGCCGGACGCGCAATCGACGATTTCATAGCCTATTTTCAGGCGGTTTTCGTGTTCGATCAGTTGCGTGCGTACTTCGATCTGCTGACCGTAGGTAGCCGGCCGCACGTATTTCAGATGCGCTTCCACGATCGGCCACAAGTAGCCGGAAGCCTGCATCTCGCGATAGTCGTAGTCGAAAGCGCGCAGCAGCGCCGCGCGGCCAATCTCGAAGTACTTCAGATAGTGCCCATGCCAGCACACGTTCATCGCGTCGACGTCGTGGAACGGCACTTCCACCGTCGCGCTCGCGCTCAGCACTTTGCGGGAACCTGTCATGCGTCCGGTCCTCCGCGATAGTCTTGCAGTAGATCGCACGCGGCAATGCGGGCGGTCAGTGCGCGCAGTTCGTGTTCGAGCGCGCGGTCTTCGTCGACGAATGGCGACTGCGCGCCCACGCTCTCCATGAACGTTCGCAGCGGCGCGGGAACCGGCGTTCCACTATCGATCTTCAATCGCAGACGGGCAGCTTGCACGGTTGCGAGCGTATGCGCTGCCGCCACCTGTTCGGTCAGTTCCAGCACGCGCAGGCAGTCGCGCGCGGCGATCGTGCCCATGCTGACCTTGTCCTGGTTGTGCGCCTCGGTGGAGCGCGAGAAAACACTGGCGGGCATGGTGTTCTTCAATGCTTCGGCGGTCCATGCGGACGACGAAATCTGCACCGCCTTGAAACCGTGATTGATCGCGGCGCGCGCGGACGTGGCGCCCGACAGATTGCGCGGCAAGCCGTTATTGAAATTGACGTCGACGAGGAGCGCCAGTTGCCGGTCCATCAGATCGGCGAGATTGGCGATCGCGACCTTCAGCGAGTCCATCGCGAAAGCGATATGACCGCCGTAGAAGTTGCCGCCGTGCAGCACGCGTTCGTTGTCCGGATCGATCAGCGGGTTGTCGTTCGCGCTGTTCAGTTCGTTCTCGACGTCGCGGCGCACCCACGAAAGCGCGTCGCGCGCCACGCCGATCACATGCGGCGAGCAGCGAATCGAATATCGGTCCTGCAGACGGTGGCCCGGCGTGTCGTCGCGCCCGGCCAGGTCGTCACGGATCCATGCCGCCGCTTCGGCCTGACCGGCGTGCGGCTTCACTTCGAACAGCATCGCGTCGAAATGTGCGGCACGGCCGTCGAGCGCGACCGTGCACAGCGCCGTCAGGCGCGCGGTGAGCCGCGTGAGATGATCGGCGCGCGCAAACGCGAGACAGGCGAGACCCGTCATCACGGCGGTGCCGTTCATCAGCGCGAGCCCTTCTTTCGGCGCGAGCGTAAGCGGCGTTTGACCGAGTTCGGTCCACACTTCACGCACATCGCGCAGGCGCCCTTTGAACATCACGTCGCGCTCACCCGCGAGCGCGGCGGCCACATACGAAAGCGGCGTGAGATCGCCGCTCGCACCGACCGAGCCTTCCGACGGAACGCACGGCAACACGCGATGATTGACCAGATCGGCCAGACGTTCGAGCAACACCGGACGCACGCCGGAAAAACCGTATGCGAGCGAGTTGAGCCGCGCGGCGATCACCGCGAGCGTCTGCGCCTCGTCGAGATACTGGCCCATGCCGCAGCCGTGATAGCGCGTGAGTTGCAGCGGCAATGCTTCGACCAGTTCCATCGGCACGTCGACCACGCAGGCGTCGCCGTAACCGGTGTTGACGCCGTACACGGTCGCGCCCGCGGCCAGATGCCGGCGCAGAAAATCCGCGCCGCGCTGGATGCGCGCGCGCCACGCCGGATCGGCGCTCAAGGCGACCGGCGCGCGGTGCTGCGCAATCGCGACGACCTCTTCGATCGTGAGCTTGCGCCCGCCTATTACGACTGCTGTCGTGTTCACATTTGCGCCCGCATCCGGCACATCGATCAGATCATGTTCGGCCATTCGCGCCTCGCTTGGGGCTGGCCCAGAAATCGAAGAAGTTGAACCATTGATAAGGTGCCTTGCGGCAATAGTGTTCGAGACGCACGGCATAACGTTGCGCCCACGCGGCGAGATGCTGCGCGCGTTCGCGGCGCGGCAGTTCGATGCGCTCCGCGAACGGTTCGAAATAAAGACGGTAGCCGTCGCGCTCTTTCAGGCAGAAGAACAGATAGACCGGGCAGCCCAATGCATGCGCGAGCACATACGGGCCTTGCGCGAACGGCGCGGTGGAGCCGAGAAATCGTGCTTCAGTCGTGCGGCCTGCTTCGTGTGCGGGCACGCGGTCGCCGACGATCACCAGCAACTCGCCGGCGTCGACGCGCTCCTGCATCATCATCGCGGTCTCGGGTCCGAAGTCGCGCACTTCCAGCAGATGCCGCGCGAACTCGCTATTGGCCGAAGCCAGCACGCTATTGAAGCGGCGCGCGTGGTCTGTATAGACGACGGCCGTGACCTTCGCGTAAGCGCCCTGAGCGGCGAGCGCGCGGGTCATCTCCAGATTGCCGAGATGCGCGCCGATCACGAGCGCGCCCTTGCCGCTCGCTACCAATG
This genomic stretch from Paraburkholderia dioscoreae harbors:
- a CDS encoding outer membrane lipoprotein carrier protein LolA: MGTVNLRAVIVSTLSALSVASVLAAAVVWTQAASAVSTKEAAPGNPALVSQIAAHLAQARGVRAQFTQTQTLAAMKQPLVSTGSLLFFRERGVIWQIDKPYKATYVITDAGVVEVDANGQRVAAHSAQGTRGVAQVSKMMRAMLGGDLSALYSQFDVEAQGNAAQWRMQLTPNQPQIAQSIKGLAMSGGDYLQSLRITLANGDVTQLDFTKSAAVTELSATERGLLGAP
- a CDS encoding acyl-CoA thioesterase produces the protein MTGSRKVLSASATVEVPFHDVDAMNVCWHGHYLKYFEIGRAALLRAFDYDYREMQASGYLWPIVEAHLKYVRPATYGQQIEVRTQLIEHENRLKIGYEIVDCASGTRLTKGYTIQVAVDAATQELQFVSPPVVFDKLERVWGR
- a CDS encoding HAL/PAL/TAL family ammonia-lyase — protein: MAEHDLIDVPDAGANVNTTAVVIGGRKLTIEEVVAIAQHRAPVALSADPAWRARIQRGADFLRRHLAAGATVYGVNTGYGDACVVDVPMELVEALPLQLTRYHGCGMGQYLDEAQTLAVIAARLNSLAYGFSGVRPVLLERLADLVNHRVLPCVPSEGSVGASGDLTPLSYVAAALAGERDVMFKGRLRDVREVWTELGQTPLTLAPKEGLALMNGTAVMTGLACLAFARADHLTRLTARLTALCTVALDGRAAHFDAMLFEVKPHAGQAEAAAWIRDDLAGRDDTPGHRLQDRYSIRCSPHVIGVARDALSWVRRDVENELNSANDNPLIDPDNERVLHGGNFYGGHIAFAMDSLKVAIANLADLMDRQLALLVDVNFNNGLPRNLSGATSARAAINHGFKAVQISSSAWTAEALKNTMPASVFSRSTEAHNQDKVSMGTIAARDCLRVLELTEQVAAAHTLATVQAARLRLKIDSGTPVPAPLRTFMESVGAQSPFVDEDRALEHELRALTARIAACDLLQDYRGGPDA